The window gtgcagcagtgcaggagggctgagagcccctgagcagctggaggtGCCTGTGTTTGGGAGTTCTCAGTGAACACAAAACTCAGCGTGGTTCTTGTCACAAGCTGTGGCATCAGGCCAGTGGTGCAGCttcccctgtgccctcctgggaGGCTGTGCCCTCTTGTCcactgggcagccctggctgagctgaCAGCTCTTGGCACTTGTAGAGTCAGGAGGATTTGGGCCAGGAGCTTTTTCCTGACAGATCCTtcatctgctgctgtttgcctCGTGGTGGGgtggaggggctgtggggagagaAGATGCTCTGGTTCATTCTTTTCCTGGTGGGCTGCGGGTGGACAGACTGACACTGCTTTTCCAGGTCTCACAGTGGGGTCACTAGGCAGTGTGGGAGCTGGTGTGGCTCTGctggtccctgtccccatccagcatcctggggaccctctgCTCAGCCTAACCCctgcttttcttctgtgctgctcctttcaGATAATAGACAGCGAGAACGAAGCGCTGCTGGCAGCCCTGACCGAGACTCTGGATGATATTCAGGGAGATGACATGGGCCTGGCTGCCTTCAGAACTATGGAAGAGGGGGACACGCTCAGCCCTGCCACCACCTCACCTGCCCCCTCCCCCAAACCCACCGCCCCGGTCACGGGGGGCCCCCCGGCCCCCGAGGGTGATGAGCTGTCTCTAGTAAGAACCCACTTCCTACTGTTTAAGGTGGATTTGGATGAGCCCCAGATAAGCCGGCTGCATGGGTATGATAGGAAGCCAAGGTCTGAATTTTTTCATTCTAGGCTTAAAACTCTCTTTAACCGTCAATACCAAAGCATATACTTGTATTGTATACGTATACATGTTCTGCATCATTGCTGTCACCTCCATCACCATCCTCACGGGAACCAGCTGTGTGTATACAAACCTATCTCTGGGCGGGGTGGGGGCGGGTGCcagagggctgggggctgctttGGCACACCCACACCTGCTTTTAGCCCCCCTGCAGGTGTGGGGCtgcccggggctctccctggttcatcccagccccatgcccaTGGGCAGTGGTGGCTTTTCCCccggctctgccctgggctgagctgcctgtTGTCACAAGCTGAGTGTCAGCCCCTGCGCTCGGCTGTCAGTGGGAGGGTTTGACCCTCCCTGTGCCTTCCACCGgagcccctcaggggctgtgTGGCCTCCAGTCCCCCCAGCTTTGGTGGCTGGAGCATCCCCCTTGGTTCCCGGCAAtactggggctccagccccgctcccctccctgccccgggAGCGTTTCCTGCCGTGCCCGGGGGGTTCCCTGGCACAGGACCCCCAGCCTGCCGCTCACAGCACCCCCCgagcccccagcccggccccggggtGTCCCCCCGGTCCCAGCCAAGGGGAGCAGTGACATCCAGTGGTGACAGCGTGCATCTCCACCGCGCCCGCCCCGCAGGGGTATATATCACACATGAcctgtatgtgtatatataggATGTATACGTTGCAGGGGCGGGGGGGAACGGGAGTTGGGCGCTCCCACCCGCAGGAGCCTCTCTCCTAAAGCCTCGGGTGCCCCGGCTGGCATTTCCTGGCCGACCCTGACCCGGGCACCCCTTTTCTATCAGCCCCAAGCCCCAGAcctgtctctcctgcagcccccggTGCCTACGCAGTCGTCTTGCTGTTGAGCTGTTGTCGCCTCCGGTTATAGCGCCACACGGGCACAATCTCAGTTGTTGTTGCTGGGTGTGgggtctggggtttttttccctccccctgACCAAAATTGGGGTTGAGCAGAAGGATAACGTGCTGGCCCTGCCATCAGAAGGGGTGGCACTGCGGGTGAGCTGGGGAAAGCCCCTCTGCAGCGCCCATGGGTGTGACAGGGTGCTGGGGGAGATCCCGGCAGATCCCACAGGGATTCGCATCTCCAGAGAGCCTTGAGAGCTCGTTAATTAGTCGAGGCCCTGTCTGGATGTTTTGGCTAAATGAGCCTCACACGGGGACTCAGCGAGCTGTCCAAACCCATCACTCACACCAGTGTAAAGCCTCTGTCacctcagggcagagctgatggAGTGAGAAGTTGGGATGCCACGGCAGCTCCCGTGTGTCTGACCCGagtggggctgtccctgggaagCAAATTCCCTCCTGCACACTgccccagcctgcctgggatCCCTGGGCTGAATGCTGTGGGGAcaccctgacacagccaggcaCCTGCCCCACAGCCACGTAGGGTGGGAGCTGCTAAGCCTAACCCTCCCTGCCTGATGTTTCTTTGCCCCATTTTTGggtgggatgctctgggatgggTGTGCTCACACATGAGCCAAGGGGTGCTTTCTCCTGCCCTCGCTGCGATGCCGACTCCTTTTCTTGCCCCTTCTCTCTGCAGCTGAAGAAGCTGCTCCTGTCTCCGTCCCCTCCGAGCTGCGAGGCCCAGCGGGACGGGAGCGCCCGGCGCCCGGGGACCCCAAGGTGCCGGCCCCCACGGCCCTGCACGAAGGTACTGCCTGAgcctctgcagcacacagctcctgggagATGGCCCAAAGGATGGTGCTGGGGACTGtgagcagcctctgggctgggcagggcgtTGGGAACAGGCAGGCACTGTCACCCACAGTGCTCCCATCCCTGTCTGATGCAGTCTGGGCTCTGCAAAACTTTAGACTCTGTGCTGTGCTAAGAAGCACCTTGATGTCACTTGAGCCCAGGGGGGTTTGGCCTCTCCCAACTTCTCTGAGCACCCCTTTGTGAAAGCCCCGTGTGTTCCATCCTTGGTCACCCCCTTGCCCCCGTCCCTGCTGACTCTCAGCCCAAGCCAAGGCCTTTGGCCAGGAGTCACTGCCTGTCGTACTGCAGAGCCCACCCCAACGCTTGAGCTGATCTGAAACCCGGCCGAAGGTGCCATGAgagattttcctgctttgttaATGGTAATTGAGCAGTGCATTAGGCCTGGCCAATTAGATTGtgtgggaagagcagcagatCCCTCCTGGGGAGCGGGAGCATCCTTGcctgcaggaggggcagcacTCGGGGCACGGGGCTGACCCCAGGGAGGCTGGGGTGCTGGTGAGCCACAGCTGGGGGGTGTGAGGGTGTGGGGGGCTCTGTCAGCCTCCTCTCAGtggctggggggctctgggctgattttctcctttctcctctctcctctctgaaGGTGGAGGGTCCCCGGGACAGGAGGGCGAGCGTCCCGCAGGCACAGAGCCGCAGCTGCACGGAGCTGCACCGGCACCtcacctccagcacctcctgctcccagaCCAAAGCCCCCCAGGCGCCCGAGGAGTGCCCCGGCAGCGGCCGCCACCCGTCCCCAGGTGACTGCGCCCAGCACGAGGACGACAGCGACTCCAGCGAGGACTCGCTGAGCTCCGGGGACTCGGCGGCCGCGCTGTCCTCGGCGGAGGAGGGCCCGGGCCCCCAGTTCTCCTGCGAGGGGGAGCTGCACTCGGTGCTGGAGCTGATCCGCTACATGCACACCTACTGCCTGCCGCCCCGCAAGCTGCCCGCCCGCGACCCCGCCGAGGGCCGGCCCCAGCCCTGCGGCAGCCCCTACAAGAGAGCCAAACCCGACTGCGcccccgggcagggccggccgGGCTGCGCCTGGCAGGCGGCCGGCAGCTGCAAGAAGCCCGGAGCGTCcttctccatcctgaaggagctgctggcGCGGGACCTGCTGTGCGATGTGAGCAAGCCATACCGCCTGGGCAAGCCCGTGTACGCCGCCCTGGCCCCGCCGCCCGGCTCCGGCTCCCCCGTGCCGCCCGACGGGGAGGATACCGGCGGGACTTGCGCGcccagaggcagagcagagagcgGCGAGCCCCGGCAGAGCCCCGAGGCGGAGGCGCCGCGGGAGCCGGGGGCCCTCGAGGACGATGCcgggaggcaggaggggaaggcGCCCCGCAAGCAGGACAGCGCCGTGTATGCCGTGCGCCGCTCCAAGAGACTCAACCCCGAGCTCGGGCACTGGCTCTCCTTCCTCGAGGAGCCCCACGCCGAGCCCTCCGtgcccctgggctgcagggaggccGCGCCCTGCCCGCTGCTGGAGGGGTTCTCTGCCGAGGAGCCGGCGGCCGAAGTGGAGGTGGGGGGCACGGCCCCGTCggcagagccccagcccctctgcctggGCTCCCCGGGGGATGGAGAGGTGGCCACGGAGAGCCGGCgctgtgccctcctggagcAGACAGGTGAGGGGCCTGGCCACCGTCACTCTGCTCACTGTCCCTGGTGTGCCCGTGCTGCCCGTGCCATCCCTGCCGTGGGCCAGTGATGCTGCCCGGGTGCTGGGCACTCAGCTGGCAggagagctgtgagcagccccctgtgctgcctggctgtggggtCCTGTGCATGGGCAGCTGGGGGTCTGTTCTCTTTTGGGGTGCTTTTTCAATCCATGGGCATCTTCTGCCTCAGTTTGCCTGTCCTTGTAATGAGGTGGAGAGTTGGTGTGGCCATAACCCCGCAGGGACCAGGTTGCCCCATCCCtccagctttttccctgggtttGGGCTCTGGGGTTCAGCTGCAGTGGTACCCCAAAACCCCAGCAAGTGCAGGAgtggctcagccctgccagtcCCTCTCAGGTGGGCAAAGCCCTCAGTGGGCACTGCAGGGGTACAGCCCCACTGGTAACCTGcttctctcctgcctttcagAAACACCCAGGTGTCTCACGCTGTCCTTGGCACAAACGTAAGTGCAGGTGGGGCTGGATGAACCATTCTGGGGCTGGAAACTGCCTGGGGTtgtgtggctgggcagggcccctgccggcagcacagggagctgtgtttgcagagcaCAGGGTGCGAGGAGCTGGGAGAGTcccatgcccagggcagggcattTTGTgtgtgccctggagctgctcacccCACTGCCCTTGCGGGGTTACTCTGTCAGGCACCAGCCAAAGTGGGAGGGTTCACTTGTGGGAAGGCTTTTCTCAGCttgcttttgggttttgggaCTGTGTTCACCTAAACACTTTCTGGttttctgctcttctccagTGACCCAACCTTTGGGAAGAGAAACTTTGAGCCAATGCTGACTGTGGAGCTGTGTGGGACAGCAGGTAGGATGTGCTTTGAATTCTTTAGTTTTGTAAAAATGTACTCTAGGAGGGGGCTCATTCACCCTAAATTCAGACTGGAGTCATCATTCCAGCCTACCCAGCCAAGGGGGCACCTTCATCCCATTCACACTATAGACACAGGAGCCTGCTGTGCGCTGCCACATCcgagcaccaggagcagctcaggggaaTGCCTTCGGGGTGGGAGATGTTCAGGGGGGCCCTGCATGAgccaggagggaagggagagtCCTCTGCTCCCCACTGGGATCAAGGCATCCTTCCTGTTCCCCCAGGTGCCACTGGATGAGGCTATGGGGGCAGCCAGGACTggggtggggcagggcaggccGGAGGGGCAGAGCTGACTCCTGCTCTTTGTTTGGGGCTCCAGGTCTCACACCGCCCACCACTCCGCCATACAAACCCGCCGAGGAGGACCTGTACAAGCCAGACATCCCCCAGGAGGCCgggaaggaggaggggatgtcccccagccccggggaCGCGGCAGCCTCACGGAAAGCGCCCAGGAAGCACCCGGAGAGGACGGAGCTGTTCGCCCACCTGAGCCGGGCGCGGGCGCTGCCCGAGCAGCAGGGCGTGCTCAAGCGGCCCTTCTCCCGCTCCTTCGGGGACCACGACTACTGCCAGGTGCTGAAACCCGAGCCTGCCCTGCAGAGGAAGGTGCTCAAGTCGTGGGAGCCCCCGAGCCAGGTGGAGACGGAGCACAAGAGGAGGGTCCCGGCCGCCCACTACCAGGGGCTGGAGCTCGGCAAGGACACGGGCACCGAGATGCTCTGGAAGGACGGCGTCAAGCAGCTGAGAGACCAGGAGATCAGAGCCAGCTTAACAAAGCACTTTGGCTTTCTGGACAGTGCCCTCGATGACGAGGACATGGTCTTCTGCAAGACCCCCGAGTACGACACCGTCTTTGAGGACAGCTGCAGTGAGAGCGGCTCCCCCgtggaggaggatgaggaggaagaggaggaggaagaggaggagcacaGCGACACCAAGCTGTGCCTGAGGAGAAGCGCCCTTTCCAGGGGCAGTTTGCGTTACTGCTCCCGGAGCAGGTCCAGCTCGGGCTCCTCGTGCTGCCGGTCGCGGTCACCTGCCAGCAGACGCACCTTCAGGTACGGGCACACGGGGACATTGGCACTGGTCGTGTCCCCTGAGTTTTCAGTGTGGTGCAGGGCACTTCCAGTGCTCTCTGCTCCGCTGGCACAGGTCGTAAAGATGCtaattaatgaaagaaaaagtgtGAAAATAATTGGTGCTGCAAGTAGTAAAGATGTtaattaatgaaagaaaaactatGAAAATAATTGGTACTGCATCAGTCACCGCTGCCAGTGTCAGCCATGGCCTGAGGAAGCAGTGGAGGACTGAAGCAGCCAGGGGGTTCCATGGGTGGCAGGGCATGGGCAGGACCCAGGCCTGGGAAGGGGCAGGtgctgcctggggacaccctggcaTCTATCAGAAAACACTTTGCAGTGTCCTTTTCAATGGGTCCAGACCCCAGTCTCTCCttggctcccagtgcccccactCCTGTGGGTGTCTCAGCTTCTCACTGATGTTTGAagctttcccagcagctcccccagccccgggctgagctcctgtccctccctgcaggtgtgAGAACGGCGAGCAGTGTCAGGGCGGCAGCGGGCAGCGGGGCCAGCTGAAGAAGAGACGGGAAAAGGCCATCGTAAGTGAGGGGGGACCCCACGGGGACACAGCAAGGCCAGCCCTCGGCTCATCTCCTGCtcccaaaagcagcagtagAGCCCATTAGCCCTGGCTTCAGCATCCCTTGGTGCAAGGCCAGTGTTAAACAAGGACAGGGGCTGGTGGGGGGAGGAAAACCCAACGTGCAGCAGGAGCCGCCAGCGATTGGCAACACACGGAGTCCTTGGCACAGGGATGCCCAGAGCCTCCTACGCTGGTGCCTCAGTGCACTTGGCTCTGGCAGTTTGTGGGGTGAACTGGGGAATCCCTGATGGCACAGATATGGCCCTGCTGCATCCTCGTGCACCAGGAACCTGTGGGCAcatggagggagctgggagaggagtgGGCACATGGGAGAGTAAATTGGTGCTCCCTactgctgtgcacacacactcacactcacactcacacatgCTGCTTTGGCACTTCTTCCTACAATGCAATTGGATTTTGCCACTGGCAATTCTTGGGACTGTATCCCACATTTGCCAGGAGAAGCTGCAAGAATGCAggagaattttaaaagagaaaagggggcagtggctgctgcagcctggtaATGGCTGTCCTGGGGGTGACACTGTGACCTGGCTCCAGATCCTGGAGATGTCAGGCTGTGTCCATGGCAGAGtttcccagtgctggctgcaggggctcCGCCACAGcccatcagcagcacagaggtgcAGGGTCCAAGCCTGAAAGCTTTTGGTTGCTTTGGCAGGGGGAAGGCCGGGTGGTGTACATCAGAAACCTCTCCAGCAGCATGAGCTCCAGCGAGCTGAAGAAACGCTTTGAGGTGTTTGGTGAAATCGTGGAGTGTCAGGTCCTGACCAGGACTAACAGGTGGGTGGGCAGTGAGCTGTGGCTCAGGTCTCCAGCAGCTacaggcagctcctctcctcaaagcccacagcactgccaggcagtgccacatcAATCCCCTGGGTCAGCCGAGCCCTCGGTCTCGGTGCTTTTGTCAAGGAGATTCAGtgtgcccagagctccaggggcaTCTGTGGGGTGGAGGAGTGGGAGAATGATGGGCCAGGGGTGTAGTGctgcagcacaagggctgtgGGGCTCTTCACATCCTGAATTCTCTCTCTGGTTGCTCAGGGGGGAGAAGTACGGCTTCATCACGTACCGCT of the Ammospiza nelsoni isolate bAmmNel1 chromosome 16, bAmmNel1.pri, whole genome shotgun sequence genome contains:
- the PPARGC1B gene encoding peroxisome proliferator-activated receptor gamma coactivator 1-beta, yielding MAEPGPDCSSLLDEDLSSFVFSYLADSQYEVSGEEHLYSDFPEIDLSQLDAGDLDSAGCFSELHWDREHSETDSSQYSTDDSELFQIIDSENEALLAALTETLDDIQGDDMGLAAFRTMEEGDTLSPATTSPAPSPKPTAPVTGGPPAPEGDELSLLKKLLLSPSPPSCEAQRDGSARRPGTPRCRPPRPCTKVEGPRDRRASVPQAQSRSCTELHRHLTSSTSCSQTKAPQAPEECPGSGRHPSPGDCAQHEDDSDSSEDSLSSGDSAAALSSAEEGPGPQFSCEGELHSVLELIRYMHTYCLPPRKLPARDPAEGRPQPCGSPYKRAKPDCAPGQGRPGCAWQAAGSCKKPGASFSILKELLARDLLCDVSKPYRLGKPVYAALAPPPGSGSPVPPDGEDTGGTCAPRGRAESGEPRQSPEAEAPREPGALEDDAGRQEGKAPRKQDSAVYAVRRSKRLNPELGHWLSFLEEPHAEPSVPLGCREAAPCPLLEGFSAEEPAAEVEVGGTAPSAEPQPLCLGSPGDGEVATESRRCALLEQTETPRCLTLSLAQTDPTFGKRNFEPMLTVELCGTAGLTPPTTPPYKPAEEDLYKPDIPQEAGKEEGMSPSPGDAAASRKAPRKHPERTELFAHLSRARALPEQQGVLKRPFSRSFGDHDYCQVLKPEPALQRKVLKSWEPPSQVETEHKRRVPAAHYQGLELGKDTGTEMLWKDGVKQLRDQEIRASLTKHFGFLDSALDDEDMVFCKTPEYDTVFEDSCSESGSPVEEDEEEEEEEEEEHSDTKLCLRRSALSRGSLRYCSRSRSSSGSSCCRSRSPASRRTFRCENGEQCQGGSGQRGQLKKRREKAIGEGRVVYIRNLSSSMSSSELKKRFEVFGEIVECQVLTRTNRGEKYGFITYRYSEHAALSLKNGPSLRKRNEPSFQLSSGGLGRFFWTRYADLDCGTDESSPAPVKSKYETMDFDSLLQEAQLSLHR